From the Sediminispirochaeta bajacaliforniensis DSM 16054 genome, the window GAGCATTCGGGGAGTCTTTTGATATAGGCCGCCTCAGGGGAGTCGAAGGCCATATCACGAAACCGAACATGATCATAGGATCCCGATTTTTGAAGGTCCTCCATAACTCCGTATACAGGAACGCACATTGGGCCCATTCTGCCGCAGCAGACCATCAGAGGGTCGCCGCTGTCGATGAGCTCCTTCAAGGTTTTTTCGTTTTCAACATGGTCAAGGTTTGTCGGTAGTGTCATGTAATATCCTCCTATATTTATATAATAAATATTATATATAAAAATCGATATGTCAACTATTACCCTCCTATTGACACAAAAAGCGGGGATGCATAGGCTTTTCTGTATGCACTATTACCCCTTTTCCGCCATTTTAGGCCAAAAGCGGTTAAAGGCCGCGCTACTTGCTTGTGCAGTCGATCCCTCCATCGGTGGAGTTCTCATTCGGGGAGAGAAGGGAACCGCAAAGACCACGGCGGTCCGGGCTCTTGCTCCTCTGCTACCGGAAATCGAAGTGGTGGGAGACTGTCCTTACTCCTGTGATCCGGCTGATGGTGATACCATCCACGAATCCTGTGCAGCACGAATCCGTGCAGGAGAAGAGATAGAGCATTCTCGAAGGCCGGTCAGGCTGGTGGAACTTCCGCTCAATGCGACCGAGGACCGCCTTGCCGGTACGATCCACATCGAAAAGACCCTTCAGCGTGGAGAACGCAGCTTCGAACCGGGCCTTCTTGCTGCTGCCAACCGGGGAATCCTCTATATCGATGAGGTGAATCTTCTGGAGGATCACTTAGTGGATCTCGTTCTTGATGCCGCGGCAAGCGGTGTTTGCCGGGTCGCCCGTGAGGGCTTTAATCTGGAGCACCCCGCGCGTTTTCTTCTTGTGGGGACCATGAATCCCGAGGAGGGGGAGCTGCGTCCCCAGTTCCTCGATCGATTTGCTCTATCGGTGACGGTGCATGGCGAGAATACACCCGAGATGCGGAAGGCGATTGTCCGCAGACGGATCGCATTTGAGAATGATCCCAAGGCCTTTATAAAGCTGTGGGATGATGAGGAGCAACGTCTTCGCGAGCTTGTTCGTTCCGCACGCAAGTTGCTTCCCCTGATTGAGCTTCGGGAGGAGATCTGGGATCTTTTGGTCGGCTTTTCTTCCAAGGCAGGGGTCCAGGGCCATCGATCTGATATCGTCATGGCAAAGTGTGCATCTGCCCTTGCAGCACTTCGGGGAAAGTCGTCGGTTGATCGTGAAGAGCTTTTGGAAGCGGCCCGTTTTGCCTTGCCTCACCGCATCGCCGGAACCATCGAGGAGACCCCGGAAACGATAAACGGTCGGCTGGAGACGATTCTTGCCGAAGAGCAGGAAGAGAAGGATCAGAAGGAGAAGATCGAAAGTCCTTCGCTGCGCAAGGCCGGTCTGGAGTACGGAATGGTTCCTGAAGAGGATTTCTTCGATTACCCGGAGGATTTCCAGGTTCCCGGTGCCGCTGCCGCCGGAAGTCTTGTCTTCGATTTTCTCGAAAAAAAAAAGCGTCCATCGATGAAGTAGAAGCGGCTGCCAGCCTCTCCTCTCTCGATATTACGGCCGCCGACCTCCGTCGTTTCGGCAAGGCTGGAATACGCCGTCACGGACACCAGAAGGGAGAGGCAGGGAAAAGGGGCAGGGCGATCGGCAACAGGGCTCCAGG encodes:
- a CDS encoding ATP-binding protein, whose translation is MSTITLLLTQKAGMHRLFCMHYYPFSAILGQKRLKAALLACAVDPSIGGVLIRGEKGTAKTTAVRALAPLLPEIEVVGDCPYSCDPADGDTIHESCAARIRAGEEIEHSRRPVRLVELPLNATEDRLAGTIHIEKTLQRGERSFEPGLLAAANRGILYIDEVNLLEDHLVDLVLDAAASGVCRVAREGFNLEHPARFLLVGTMNPEEGELRPQFLDRFALSVTVHGENTPEMRKAIVRRRIAFENDPKAFIKLWDDEEQRLRELVRSARKLLPLIELREEIWDLLVGFSSKAGVQGHRSDIVMAKCASALAALRGKSSVDREELLEAARFALPHRIAGTIEETPETINGRLETILAEEQEEKDQKEKIESPSLRKAGLEYGMVPEEDFFDYPEDFQVPGAAAAGSLVFDFLEKKKRPSMK